In Lates calcarifer isolate ASB-BC8 unplaced genomic scaffold, TLL_Latcal_v3 _unitig_660_quiver_1132, whole genome shotgun sequence, the genomic stretch AATGTGTTTCCCACATGTATTTCAGTGTGGCCAGTCTGTCCAGTAGCATTGCTGCCAGGGAACTAGATCATCCCAGTCTGttttttgattacattttgcAGTTATCTTTCATTGTTGTACCTGCTTTGCACTAACCTGTGCTGTtacagagacattttaatgCATCTAGCCAAACAAATTCTCTGTATATAGGCAAAGAGAGGTCATGTTTGCTCGTAATCTTTCAAGTCTGtcatgacattttcaaaaagtAATGACATAGActtgtattttgtcatttatgagAAGAAGCTTATGGTAGCTAATGTtcgctaatgttagcaaacttaaAAGCAAACTTAAATGATATTATTGAGTCAGTTTGCTGACTTTAGGATTCTTCTCTGGTCAAGATGGTGAAAACCTTTgaacataatgaaaataacaagcTTTAAAAGCCATTATATTAAGATTATAGACCTGAAAAAACAGGCTCAAACAACTGCAACCATGTCCACTTACTCAATATTTAGAATACCATACAACATGGCTGCGTTGTGTCCTGGTCAGTTATTAGGAAAGACATGTTTATCTTTGAGCATGGAAATTCATTTTTGATCTGTGggaccagtgtgtgtgtaacataATAATCTCAGCTCAGAGTTCCACTTAGCTTTTCAGATCTTTAACTGTTTCTTATGAACATCTTCAGTGTGCAGCACATGTGTTGGTATTTCATATGCTTGGAGATGTAACCCTCTGTTCAGAGGTAGTCTCTGGAGTCAGATGAGAATgtcctctttcatttttctccagCTTTCTACTCATGCCAAAAAGACAATTTTTGAACAAAGGTGTTATGATCTACCCCTGACAGATACAATGAATGACACAGAAGTCTAGAAAGTGGATATTTGAGCTCATGTGATTCCGTTACCCACATTTATCTTTGTCTCTTCATGATACATTTCTTTGTACCTGTTGAACCAAACTGGTGGTTTATCTTTGTGGTGGTTCATTTTAGGTCCATCTTCCAACTGAATCACCCCCAGttcagaaagaaaatgttgagaGGAAGTGACCCACTTCTTTGAGGCTATAATACACAGAAGGTTAGACATAAGGGCAGAGCATAGTGTCGGTTGTTAGAGTGGGACAGTCCCAATTtatatttgtgaatgtgtgtgtgcataactTTCCCATCACATATCGTTATCATAGTCCCCCACCATTGTCCGAGTGTTGAATGCCAAGAAGATGTCGTTATCTTGTGGACAGTCGTGATGGCAGGAGCAGGTCTTGATGAACATCATCTTCTTCATGAAGACATCTCCCTCTGGACAGCGGAACTCCACCTCAGCTGTGATTGTGGTGTGAGGCGTGCAGCAGCGATTGTCTGTGCAGACACCACAGAACTTTGGTTTGTACAGCCTGGTGCTGGAGCAGCCTGATAGCTCAAAGCGCATTCCTTGCTGAGCCTTTGGTGTCCGGAcacatttctttcctttctgtGGGATACAGATGATAATCAGTGAATTATATGTTAATGCACTTGGCCATGTTAGTTGTCGCTATAGTGATGTCTAGTATATTAGAGTACAGAAACTGCTTTGATACTATTGACCATAACATCCTAGAGACTGGAACATTTTATTgacattaaaggaactgcattAAACTGGTTTAAATCCTCTTTATCAGATTGGCTTCATCTTgtacatgttaaaaacaaatcCTCCTACACAAAAGTTAAACACAAGGTTCTGTACTTTGACCACTTCTATTCAAGTTGTATATGCTTCCTTTAGGCAATGTTGTTAtgctgtgttagcctctctacattggctccctgtaaaatccagaatagaatttaaaaattaaaaggtttactggtggttccaggagtagaatgggaggcagagccttcagcaaTCAgactcctctactgtggaaatTTTGGGgccaggaggcagacaccctctaCACTTTTAAGAGCAGAAACTTTCCTTctaaactttcctctttgataaagcttatagttagggctGGATCAGGTTTACCTGAATCATCacttagttatgctgctataggcctagattgctgggagatttcccatgaAGCACTgagcttctccctctctctatctataCGTATTCATATCCCCATGCATGTTACTGATTCAATATCAtgctttctgcaggtatttctgcctccagagctgtagagtctgatctgtgacgGCAAACCTCCTGTTCCTATAATgctgctcaacacctgctgttatgaTTAAAATTCTTAGTCCTTATTGCTActattattatcactattacATCACTattttctcaacccaaccagtcgaggcagatggccgcccaccctgagtctggttctgctcgaggtttctgcctcttaaaaggatgtttttccttgtcactgtcgcctagtgctgctcatggtgggatctgttgggtctctctctttaattataGTAATCTAAAGAGTTGTGATTGggtgttatataaataaaactgaaaataaattaacttGTAGCTGAAAGGAAACAAACTGACCTTGATTTCTTTCTCCTGTTGGCTGTTGCAAGGTCTGACCATGCAGATCCTGGTCTGCCTCTCCAGCTGACAGCGTTGGTTGTCATTGGTGATACGGGATGAGATGGCCATGCCACAAGTGGCCGAGCACTCACTCCACTCTGTAGTCTGGACTATACAATTATCTCTGGGACTCTCTCCTAGCGGGCCATGGGGAAACACTGGTCTGAAGCCTGTGACAGGCTTTGAGGAGGGCAAGGGGTGAATCTGAGAAGGTCCTgcaagaagagaaaggaaggtGGAGACAGGAGAGCGAGGAAATTTAGTGGGAGGTAATACGAGAGAACAATTTAATGTTGTTCTGAGACTAAactaaatgaagaaaaaatgaactACAAAGCATAAACTCTAGAGAAAACTGCGTAAGTGCAGgaattttaaagatgtttaaatCACCTATGGTGGCAGGTGGAGTGAGAGTGATATAATACTGTCAACTAGTTTCTGCACATGTGAAAAAGTATCCAAGAAATGTGTGTGATCTGGGGGCAAGTCAGTTTTAACTCTCCTGTTATACTCAAATTTACCATTACTGGAAGAGTACAAGTACAATGTTTGGTCTCTAAgccttttttctgttatttaagACACAGCCctaataataactaataacagGGCTTAAGCTGGACACACGCAGGTTTTATTGGTCTTGCATGCTGTATTAACTCACATTGTATATTTTAATAGCCCAAGCAAACAACTTCTGTGCTCACACTGCACAGCGCATTGGCTGGTAAAACTGAGAAACATAGAATGCCTGATCAGTTTTGTCTGTTGACAGTTCCACACAGGTTTTAttcaaattgaaaaaaaaaaaagaacaaaaggaaTTCAAAGTTATGTCACAGACAAACTAGTGATATATTCTACAGGAATACATGATTATGACACTACTTTAGGGCATCATACTGCAGCTGTCTGTTAACAGTATACACTTTTGGTTATGCTGACAGCATGGA encodes the following:
- the LOC108879438 gene encoding CCN family member 2 isoform X1; amino-acid sequence: MFEVFSVLETRQKGHNIGSLQTEAQDCSQPCACPADPPLCPLGTSLVLDDCGCCKVCARQLGEPCSLLEPCDHHKELYCDYALLSDTETGICMAQEGQTCDLGGVIYRSGESFQPSCKHHCVCMNGEIGCVPMCASDIRLPSPDCPYPHRIQIPGKCCEEWVCGETPQDHHYQSVVAGPSQIHPLPSSKPVTGFRPVFPHGPLGESPRDNCIVQTTEWSECSATCGMAISSRITNDNQRCQLERQTRICMVRPCNSQQEKEIKKGKKCVRTPKAQQGMRFELSGCSSTRLYKPKFCGVCTDNRCCTPHTTITAEVEFRCPEGDVFMKKMMFIKTCSCHHDCPQDNDIFLAFNTRTMPQRSGSLPLNIFFLNWG
- the LOC108879438 gene encoding CCN family member 2 isoform X2 — encoded protein: MSVETSATFFVLLLIISLTEAQDCSQPCACPADPPLCPLGTSLVLDDCGCCKVCARQLGEPCSLLEPCDHHKELYCDYALLSDTETGICMAQEGQTCDLGGVIYRSGESFQPSCKHHCVCMNGEIGCVPMCASDIRLPSPDCPYPHRIQIPGKCCEEWVCGETPQDHHYQSVVAGPSQIHPLPSSKPVTGFRPVFPHGPLGESPRDNCIVQTTEWSECSATCGMAISSRITNDNQRCQLERQTRICMVRPCNSQQEKEIKKGKKCVRTPKAQQGMRFELSGCSSTRLYKPKFCGVCTDNRCCTPHTTITAEVEFRCPEGDVFMKKMMFIKTCSCHHDCPQDNDIFLAFNTRTMPQRSGSLPLNIFFLNWG